The DNA region GGACTAGCATGTTCCAGTCGCCACTATGCAGCTGTTTCTCCGCGCGCAGGCTCTGCACACCCTCAAGGTGACTGGGCAGGAGACCGTCGCCCAGATCAAGGTCCATGTGGCATCTCTGGGAGGCATCGCCCCCGAGGATCAGGTTCTGCTTCTAGGGGGCTCCCCTCTGGAGGATGAAGCCGTCTTGGGGCAGTGCGGGGTGGAGCTCCTTTCCACTCTGGAAGTGGCTGGCCGCATGCTGGGAGGTAAAGTCCATTGCTCTCTGGCCCGAGCTGGAAAAGTGAGGGGTCAGACTCCCAAGGTGGCCAaacaggagaagaagaagaagactggGAGTGCTAAGAGAAGGATGCAGTACAACAGACACTTTGTCAATGTAGTGCCTGCATTTGGCAAAAAGAAGGACCACAATACCAACTCCTAATCCCCTGGTACTTTCTGTCTCCAATAAAGCCAATacgactctttaaaaaaaatcattgtactACTCCTCCCCGCCACTACTACATTTACACACCCTACAATTCTAAATGTCATGAAGCTATTACCATGATTTACACAAGGCTAAGAATGGATCTCTGATTTGAATAAAATTATCTTTGGCACTGGTCAAGACAAATGATTACAGATAAGCTGTCTTTGTTAAGTGGATGCATCTCTAAATTTATCAGCCTTACATAATATGAGACATAAAgagtacacacatatatctgcCTGTTTCTACTTGACCCTGATTCATCACTGAGAAGCTGCAATGGGAAATGTCAGAGACCCTTAATTGACTGCTTTACTGGAGGAACTGATGGCTCAGGGGAAGTGCAAATGAACTTACTAGTCCCtccctttcctgcttcctttctgATTGTGAATATTGTAACAAGTATTGCATCTTTCTCAAAATTTTCCATGACAGGGAATAGATGTATGGGATGGGTTCCACTCTAACTCTGTCGCTGGCATCACATAGAGTGTGGACTCAATTAAGTGACCATATACCTAGTCCCATGTTaaccttttctgatttcttttcctttacttgTTCCTGAGCAGGTGaccttttttcatttgaaaattccTAAGGTCTTTGAATATAGGAGAAGCTGAAAATGTAATTGGCTGAACATAAAGTTCAGAGGAAATTAGAATTTGGAGTGGAGTGACAGTACAATGtagaggtgaaatgtaaaatgcataAATAACAGTCCTACATTTTTATTATGCTAAAAAGTATCAATATTAGCCTCCCAattgaatataataataattataatttgttTCTGAatcttgttaattttttaatggaCAATGTTTCTTCCATGTATAgcacttttccttctcttctttctttctttcttctctctctcccttctttctttctccttttcttccttccttccctccttctttgttttgttcattccttctttccttccttccttcctcttccttccttccttccttccttcctctctctctctctctctctctctctctctctctctctctctctctcttttgttctttctttctttctttcctttttctaggCTGGGTAGCAGCTAATCATATGTCTGCTCCCAA from Trichosurus vulpecula isolate mTriVul1 chromosome 1, mTriVul1.pri, whole genome shotgun sequence includes:
- the LOC118844897 gene encoding ubiquitin-like protein FUBI; translated protein: MQLFLRAQALHTLKVTGQETVAQIKVHVASLGGIAPEDQVLLLGGSPLEDEAVLGQCGVELLSTLEVAGRMLGGKVHCSLARAGKVRGQTPKVAKQEKKKKTGSAKRRMQYNRHFVNVVPAFGKKKDHNTNS